Proteins encoded in a region of the Saccharothrix ecbatanensis genome:
- a CDS encoding phage tail sheath family protein: MPTYLSPGVYVEEVEAGARPIEGVGTAVAAFVGFAARGPYNTPTLVSNWAQYTQVFGDFLPDCYLAQSVYGYFLNGGTNCYVVRIGGERAKSNGHVPVSSGAQAVLGGYKVTARELGAGEITVEVADPAGENQPEDRFTLLVKQDGKVVETHQVSSKRTKEHVVTVVREKSKLITVEETAPIAVARPDKGSVTLKEAAAPAAPPAVPLRIAADDYVGDVSDRTGFGGLEAVEEITMVSVPDLMSSYQRGAISLESVKAVQLAMIAHCELMGNRIAVLDPPPGLNPQKVKDWRMNGAGYDSKYAALYYPWIKIFDPASNDHLFIPPSGHMAGVWARTDATRGVHKAPANEVVRGAVALETQLTKAEQELLNPIGVNCVRSFPGRGIRVWGARTLSSDPAWRYLNVRRLFNYLEESILNGTQWVVFEPNDDALWARIRRTISSFLVTEWRKGALFGLTPDEAFYVKCDRETNYAETIDLGQVICEVGIAPVKPAEFVVFRLAQISGGTSLVNE, translated from the coding sequence ATGCCCACCTATCTCTCGCCGGGGGTGTACGTCGAGGAGGTGGAGGCAGGTGCGCGGCCCATCGAGGGCGTGGGCACCGCCGTCGCCGCCTTCGTCGGCTTCGCGGCCCGAGGCCCGTACAACACGCCGACGCTGGTCTCCAACTGGGCGCAGTACACGCAGGTCTTCGGTGACTTCCTGCCGGACTGCTACCTGGCCCAGTCGGTGTACGGGTACTTCCTCAACGGGGGCACCAACTGCTACGTCGTCCGCATCGGCGGTGAACGCGCCAAGAGCAACGGCCACGTGCCCGTGAGCTCGGGCGCGCAGGCCGTGCTGGGCGGCTACAAGGTCACCGCGCGGGAGCTCGGCGCGGGCGAGATCACCGTGGAGGTCGCCGACCCGGCCGGTGAGAACCAGCCGGAAGACCGGTTCACGCTGCTGGTCAAGCAGGACGGCAAGGTCGTCGAGACGCACCAGGTGAGCAGCAAGCGCACCAAGGAGCACGTCGTCACCGTCGTGCGGGAGAAGTCGAAGCTGATCACCGTCGAGGAGACCGCGCCCATCGCGGTGGCCAGGCCGGACAAGGGCAGCGTGACGTTGAAGGAGGCCGCCGCGCCGGCCGCGCCGCCGGCCGTGCCGCTCAGGATCGCGGCCGACGACTACGTCGGCGACGTCTCCGACCGCACCGGCTTCGGCGGCCTGGAAGCGGTCGAGGAGATCACCATGGTCTCGGTGCCCGACCTGATGAGCAGCTACCAGCGCGGCGCGATCTCGCTGGAGTCGGTGAAGGCCGTGCAGCTCGCGATGATCGCCCACTGCGAGCTGATGGGCAACCGGATCGCGGTGCTCGACCCGCCGCCCGGGCTGAACCCGCAGAAGGTCAAGGACTGGCGGATGAACGGCGCCGGCTACGACTCGAAGTACGCCGCGCTCTACTACCCGTGGATCAAGATCTTCGACCCGGCGAGCAACGACCACCTGTTCATCCCGCCCAGCGGCCACATGGCCGGCGTGTGGGCCCGCACGGACGCCACGCGCGGCGTGCACAAGGCGCCCGCGAACGAGGTCGTGCGCGGCGCGGTGGCGTTGGAGACGCAGCTGACCAAGGCGGAGCAGGAGCTGTTGAACCCGATCGGCGTCAACTGCGTGCGGTCGTTCCCCGGTCGTGGCATCCGGGTGTGGGGCGCGCGGACGCTGTCGTCCGACCCGGCGTGGCGCTACCTGAACGTGCGGCGGCTGTTCAACTACCTGGAGGAGTCGATCCTCAACGGCACCCAGTGGGTCGTGTTCGAGCCGAACGACGACGCGCTGTGGGCCAGGATCCGGCGCACCATCAGCTCTTTCCTGGTCACGGAGTGGCGCAAGGGCGCGCTGTTCGGGCTGACGCCGGACGAGGCGTTCTACGTGAAGTGCGACCGGGAGACCAACTACGCCGAGACCATCGACCTCGGCCAGGTCATCTGCGAGGTCGGCATCGCGCCGGTGAAGCCCGCCGAGTTCGTGGTGTTCCGCCTGGCGCAGATCTCGGGCGGCACCAGCCTCGTCAACGAGTAG
- a CDS encoding DUF4255 domain-containing protein, giving the protein MIHEVDEALRRLVRDDALRGTDVEVAFEAPTKDWAARRNAPTVNVYLYDIREDLRRRQRGLLNEYDNGQVTARRLPPRHIKLSYLMTAWTQRSEDEHRLLSELLVGFLRHESVPVELLTGSLVALGLPVPMTIALPPPEDRAFADVWTALGGELKPSLDVVVSAPIDSGRVFAAGPPVDEGMRLAMGDDSVSHRVAMSRRRP; this is encoded by the coding sequence GTGATCCACGAGGTTGACGAGGCGTTGAGGCGGTTGGTCCGGGACGACGCGTTGCGCGGCACGGATGTCGAGGTCGCGTTCGAGGCGCCCACCAAGGACTGGGCCGCACGGCGGAACGCGCCCACGGTCAACGTCTACCTCTACGACATCCGGGAAGACCTCCGGCGACGGCAGCGCGGCCTGCTGAACGAGTACGACAACGGCCAGGTCACCGCCCGCCGCCTGCCGCCGCGGCACATCAAGCTGTCCTACCTGATGACGGCCTGGACCCAGCGGTCCGAGGACGAGCACCGGTTGCTGTCCGAACTGCTGGTGGGCTTCCTGCGGCACGAGTCGGTGCCGGTCGAGCTGCTGACCGGGTCGCTGGTGGCCCTGGGGCTCCCGGTGCCGATGACGATCGCCCTGCCGCCGCCCGAGGACCGCGCGTTCGCGGACGTCTGGACCGCGCTCGGCGGTGAGCTGAAACCGTCGCTGGACGTGGTGGTGTCCGCGCCGATCGACTCCGGCCGGGTGTTCGCGGCCGGTCCGCCGGTGGACGAGGGCATGCGGTTGGCCATGGGCGACGACTCGGTCTCCCACCGCGTGGCCATGAGCCGCAGGCGACCGTGA
- a CDS encoding phage tail protein produces the protein MALPDLDTSVGHSFGLEVDGVAIKQISEVSGLKMEQDVIELKQNTPDGKYVIKKLPGRPKAGEVTLTRGLTGDNSFEKWVKDAHFGKMASARKGGAIIVYDYEGQPIKRYKLTNAWPKSLEIGSLKAGDTSVLTEKLVVTYEMMEVE, from the coding sequence ATGGCTCTTCCCGACCTCGACACCTCGGTCGGCCACTCGTTCGGCCTGGAAGTCGACGGCGTCGCGATCAAGCAGATCTCCGAGGTCTCCGGGCTGAAGATGGAGCAGGACGTCATCGAGCTCAAGCAGAACACGCCGGACGGCAAGTACGTGATCAAGAAGCTGCCCGGCAGGCCGAAGGCGGGCGAGGTCACCCTCACCCGCGGTCTTACCGGCGACAACAGCTTCGAGAAGTGGGTCAAGGACGCGCACTTCGGCAAGATGGCGAGTGCCCGCAAGGGCGGGGCGATCATCGTCTACGACTACGAGGGCCAGCCGATCAAGCGGTACAAGCTGACCAACGCGTGGCCGAAGTCGTTGGAGATCGGGTCTTTGAAGGCCGGCGACACCAGCGTGCTCACGGAGAAGCTCGTCGTCACGTACGAGATGATGGAAGTCGAGTGA
- a CDS encoding eCIS core domain-containing protein has protein sequence MRGHEHGHESDGAFRPKGDRAEREDHDLLGRAAAAGRPDVLGPAGMLDLQRAVGNAGASTLVEESSVHDVVNSGGSPLDTGVREDMEGRFGHDFGDVRVHTDGAAHESAKSLNAQAYTVGSNIVFQRDKYDPSSDSGKHTLAHELTHVVQQRSGPVDGTDVGGGVKVSDPSDRFEREASTNADHVMSASPAVAPAAQRVTDSVIQREEAPPAEEGEEEKMAQTYVGPASVQREEDEEAE, from the coding sequence ATGCGTGGGCACGAGCACGGGCACGAGAGTGACGGCGCGTTCCGGCCGAAAGGCGACCGCGCCGAGCGCGAGGACCACGACCTGCTGGGACGCGCGGCAGCCGCCGGGCGACCGGACGTGCTGGGCCCCGCCGGGATGCTCGACCTCCAACGGGCGGTCGGCAACGCGGGCGCGAGCACGCTGGTCGAGGAGTCGTCCGTCCACGATGTGGTGAACTCAGGCGGTTCGCCGTTGGACACCGGCGTGCGCGAGGACATGGAGGGCCGCTTCGGCCACGACTTCGGCGACGTGCGCGTGCACACGGACGGCGCGGCGCACGAGTCGGCGAAGTCGCTCAACGCGCAGGCGTACACCGTGGGCTCGAACATCGTGTTCCAGCGCGACAAGTACGACCCGTCGTCCGACTCGGGCAAGCACACGCTGGCGCACGAGCTGACGCACGTCGTGCAGCAGCGCAGCGGCCCCGTGGACGGCACGGACGTCGGTGGTGGCGTCAAGGTCAGCGACCCCTCGGACCGCTTCGAACGTGAGGCGAGCACCAACGCCGACCACGTCATGTCCGCGTCTCCCGCTGTCGCTCCCGCTGCGCAGCGCGTCACCGACTCCGTGATCCAGCGCGAAGAAGCTCCACCTGCCGAAGAGGGCGAGGAGGAGAAGATGGCGCAGACCTACGTCGGGCCGGCCTCCGTGCAGCGGGAAGAGGACGAAGAGGCCGAGTAG
- a CDS encoding ABC transporter substrate-binding protein: protein MASHRAVLAMLSVVALAAVACRGGDGAAPQEGKGGIKVDFGVTGEPCPDTGHSDRGCIYLGSISDLTEGPFKTLAVPITDAQKAFWKRVNDQGGIGGYDVDVTSYVKDNKYNPQIHNQVYQEIKGKVLALTQTLGSPTTAAILPDLESTQMVSVPASWTSLWGVEEVILESGANYCVESMNSVDYAVDKLGAKSVMAVHLPGDYGDDAAAGAKIAAEKRGVPFTNAVTQTGQDNQGGAIDAVLANKPDVVILTTGPTDAAVIIGQTAARGFKGKFIGTSPTWNQGLMQSPAAPAIKALYMQSAPWKTWTTDSPGHKALREALPSVTPNDGYTSGWVWAYPLKAALTKAAENKDLTRAGLLNAVRQLKSVDYEGMLPEGAGNFAGNPNDSTFRQTLIYKPDEAGQTGLALVEDFFTGPTAKDFKFEKPCYT, encoded by the coding sequence ATGGCAAGTCACAGAGCGGTGCTCGCGATGCTCTCCGTGGTCGCGTTGGCGGCGGTCGCGTGTCGCGGAGGCGACGGCGCGGCCCCGCAGGAGGGCAAGGGCGGTATCAAGGTCGATTTCGGCGTGACCGGCGAGCCGTGCCCGGACACCGGCCACAGTGACCGGGGCTGCATCTACCTCGGCTCGATCTCGGACCTGACCGAAGGGCCGTTCAAGACGCTGGCGGTCCCGATCACCGACGCGCAGAAGGCGTTCTGGAAGCGCGTCAACGACCAGGGCGGCATCGGCGGCTACGACGTCGACGTCACGTCGTACGTGAAGGACAACAAGTACAACCCGCAGATCCACAACCAGGTGTACCAGGAGATCAAGGGCAAGGTGCTGGCGCTGACCCAGACCCTGGGCTCGCCCACGACCGCCGCGATCCTGCCCGACCTGGAGAGCACGCAGATGGTCAGCGTGCCCGCGTCGTGGACGTCGCTGTGGGGCGTGGAGGAGGTCATCCTGGAGTCCGGCGCGAACTACTGCGTCGAGTCGATGAACTCGGTGGACTACGCGGTGGACAAGCTCGGCGCGAAGAGCGTGATGGCCGTGCACCTGCCCGGCGACTACGGCGACGACGCCGCGGCGGGCGCGAAGATCGCGGCGGAGAAGCGCGGGGTGCCGTTCACGAACGCGGTCACCCAGACCGGGCAGGACAACCAGGGCGGCGCGATCGACGCGGTGCTGGCGAACAAGCCGGACGTGGTCATCCTGACCACCGGGCCGACGGACGCCGCCGTGATCATCGGCCAGACCGCGGCGCGCGGGTTCAAGGGCAAGTTCATCGGCACGTCGCCGACGTGGAACCAGGGCCTGATGCAGAGCCCGGCCGCGCCCGCGATCAAGGCGTTGTACATGCAGTCCGCGCCGTGGAAGACGTGGACGACGGACTCGCCGGGGCACAAGGCGCTGCGTGAGGCGCTGCCGTCGGTGACGCCGAACGACGGCTACACGTCCGGCTGGGTGTGGGCGTACCCGTTGAAGGCGGCGCTGACGAAGGCGGCGGAGAACAAGGACCTGACCCGGGCGGGGCTGCTGAACGCGGTGCGGCAGCTGAAGTCGGTGGACTACGAGGGCATGCTGCCCGAGGGCGCGGGCAACTTCGCCGGCAACCCGAACGACAGCACGTTCCGGCAGACGCTGATCTACAAGCCGGACGAGGCGGGGCAGACCGGGCTGGCCCTGGTGGAGGACTTCTTCACCGGGCCGACGGCGAAGGACTTCAAGTTCGAGAAGCCCTGCTACACCTGA
- a CDS encoding DUF6760 family protein: MTYAADRLHEEVAYVAYHFHWSWDSILDLEHPDRLRYVAEIARINTRISQGR, translated from the coding sequence GTGACGTACGCGGCCGACCGGCTGCACGAGGAGGTCGCGTACGTGGCGTACCACTTCCACTGGTCGTGGGACTCGATCCTCGACCTGGAGCACCCGGACCGGCTGCGGTACGTGGCCGAGATCGCCCGGATCAACACGCGGATCAGCCAGGGACGGTGA
- a CDS encoding helix-turn-helix domain-containing protein produces the protein MPRKSPGPKAKGLGAELRVLRKLSKITLEHASASIGLSKQVLSRLETGQRNISADEVAGLLALYGVTGGQRDKLLTMARTLNDPGWWELNMPGMTRESATLADYEDRARKITNWSPLLVPGLLQTPEYAGAFMLDDGVAPNEVESRLAGRLRRQERLTRPDVQYTALIGEAALIGNDEIHRDQLAALATAAERPNVTIRVVPIQAMPRLGRVEAFMVLDVPPTVVVHVEMARSAAFLDDEPFTTPYLRRAARLGEVALSATMSLRRIIALRDEMDV, from the coding sequence ATGCCGAGGAAGTCACCTGGTCCCAAGGCCAAAGGCCTCGGCGCGGAGCTGCGCGTCCTGCGCAAGCTCTCCAAGATCACGCTGGAGCACGCCTCGGCGTCGATCGGGTTGTCCAAGCAGGTCCTGTCACGTCTGGAGACCGGCCAGCGCAACATCTCGGCCGACGAAGTCGCCGGTCTCCTCGCGCTCTACGGCGTGACAGGCGGCCAACGCGACAAGTTGCTGACCATGGCCCGCACGCTCAACGACCCCGGCTGGTGGGAGTTGAACATGCCGGGGATGACGCGCGAATCGGCGACCCTGGCCGACTACGAGGACCGCGCCAGGAAGATCACGAACTGGTCTCCGCTGCTGGTGCCGGGTCTGTTGCAGACTCCCGAGTACGCCGGTGCGTTCATGCTCGACGACGGCGTCGCGCCCAACGAGGTGGAGTCACGACTGGCCGGACGACTCCGCCGCCAGGAACGCCTGACACGGCCGGACGTGCAGTACACGGCGCTCATCGGCGAAGCCGCGTTGATCGGCAACGACGAGATCCACCGCGACCAGTTGGCGGCGCTGGCGACAGCGGCGGAGCGGCCGAACGTCACCATCCGAGTCGTGCCGATCCAGGCGATGCCGCGACTCGGACGCGTGGAGGCGTTCATGGTCCTCGATGTGCCGCCCACCGTCGTGGTGCACGTCGAGATGGCGCGATCCGCCGCGTTCCTGGACGACGAGCCGTTCACGACGCCCTATTTGCGTCGGGCGGCACGACTCGGCGAAGTCGCGCTGAGTGCGACAATGTCGCTGCGCCGAATCATCGCCCTGCGAGACGAAATGGACGTGTGA
- a CDS encoding branched-chain amino acid ABC transporter permease, whose product MSEFVQSMLRGLGSGSIYALLALGFVIIYKSTRVISFAQPAFMLAGAVLVSYLAAEIGFFAAVPVAAVLIAVLALGVERTVLRPMIGKPVFVVAIITIGVDVVVRVVTNSFIGLDVRQVGDPWGLSTVTLFGVDVQQRYLVMFVTTAVVVAVLFAFFRFSRIGLAMRAVAYDQEVALAQGISVGSVFALSWAIAGGLAALAGVFVATGAGVDQQLWVIALKALPAIILGGLDSLGGAVVGGLAVGVVESLVGTYQGDVAPWLGPNFALVAPYVLMLVVLLVRPYGLFGSKEVERV is encoded by the coding sequence ATGAGCGAGTTCGTGCAGTCGATGCTCCGGGGCCTGGGCTCCGGGTCGATCTACGCGCTGCTGGCGCTGGGTTTCGTCATCATCTACAAGTCCACCAGGGTGATCAGCTTCGCCCAGCCGGCGTTCATGCTGGCGGGCGCGGTGCTGGTCAGCTACCTGGCCGCGGAGATCGGGTTCTTCGCGGCCGTGCCGGTCGCGGCGGTGCTGATCGCGGTGCTGGCGCTGGGCGTGGAGCGGACCGTGCTGCGGCCGATGATCGGCAAGCCGGTGTTCGTGGTCGCGATCATCACCATCGGCGTGGACGTGGTGGTGCGGGTGGTGACCAACTCGTTCATCGGGCTGGACGTCCGCCAGGTGGGTGACCCGTGGGGCCTGTCGACGGTGACGCTGTTCGGCGTCGACGTGCAGCAGCGGTACCTGGTGATGTTCGTGACGACGGCGGTCGTGGTCGCGGTGCTGTTCGCGTTCTTCCGGTTCTCCCGGATCGGGCTGGCCATGCGCGCGGTCGCCTACGACCAGGAGGTGGCGCTGGCGCAGGGCATCTCGGTCGGCTCGGTGTTCGCCCTGTCGTGGGCCATCGCGGGCGGGCTGGCCGCGCTGGCAGGGGTGTTCGTGGCCACCGGCGCCGGTGTCGACCAGCAGCTGTGGGTGATCGCGCTGAAGGCGTTGCCGGCGATCATCCTCGGCGGGCTGGACTCGCTCGGCGGCGCGGTCGTCGGCGGGCTCGCGGTGGGGGTCGTCGAATCGCTCGTCGGCACCTACCAGGGTGACGTCGCGCCGTGGCTCGGGCCGAACTTCGCGCTCGTCGCGCCGTACGTGCTGATGCTGGTCGTGCTGCTCGTCCGGCCCTACGGGCTGTTCGGCAGCAAGGAGGTGGAACGAGTGTGA
- a CDS encoding ATP-binding protein → MTSGSLPHLFARLAALERRIRAAVAVRRGSDPNPDDPFRGLYLSDEAIDALLASRREPYVPFQASAASGRLGRLAETARLSGLDVELLLVALAPDVDSRFEQFYGYLNDDVTRRRATAGLALRLCGLPEASATGRARLDPSSPLRSAGLLVVDDRERPFLSRSLRVPDRVVNHLLGDDLADAALAGVAKVVDEVTAADVGNLVRAFRAQVRLAYLRERPGGGAREVAAAALGHAGFAVLEVDAARLRAEDVSTVAVLREAVLRGAGVVLGPVEEEPPLAALTHPSVPLVVFGPNVWDPRWSPDPPLLHDAAPLPVADRADLWRLKLDGRLAPGVDPAAATAHFVLGPGQITRAARAASVSALVDGGVVTTEHLRAGARSQNAAGLQRLARRIEPAVGWDDLVLPTGVVGLLHELAARARRRDQVIDQWRMRPGGGRGRGVTGLFAGDSGTGKTMSAEVIASSLGLDMYTVNLATVVDKYVGETEKNLERIFTEASGVNGVLLFDEADAIFGKRSEVRDAHDRYANIESAYLLQRMETFDGIAVLATNLRANLDEAFTRRLDVVVDFPLPDEPLRRLLWDRCLGETAPRTEVDLDFLAGAFELAGGHIRSAAVTAAYLAAENGGPVGMAEVVGAVAREYRKLGRLVGEREFGRYLGLAADGAAR, encoded by the coding sequence GTGACCAGCGGCAGCCTGCCTCACCTGTTCGCGCGGCTGGCCGCGCTGGAGCGGCGGATCCGGGCGGCGGTGGCCGTGCGGCGCGGCTCGGATCCCAACCCGGACGACCCGTTCCGCGGCCTGTACCTGTCCGACGAGGCGATCGACGCCCTGCTGGCGTCCCGGCGTGAGCCGTACGTGCCGTTCCAGGCGTCGGCGGCGTCCGGTCGGCTCGGTCGGCTGGCGGAGACCGCGCGGCTGTCGGGGCTGGACGTCGAACTGCTGCTGGTGGCGCTCGCGCCCGACGTGGACAGCCGGTTCGAGCAGTTCTACGGCTACCTGAACGACGACGTGACGCGCCGCCGTGCGACCGCTGGCCTGGCGTTGCGGCTGTGCGGGCTGCCCGAGGCGTCCGCGACGGGCCGTGCGCGGCTCGACCCGTCGTCACCGCTGCGGTCCGCCGGGCTGCTCGTGGTGGACGACCGGGAGCGGCCGTTCCTGTCCCGGTCGCTGCGGGTGCCGGACCGGGTGGTCAACCACCTGCTCGGCGACGACCTGGCGGACGCGGCGCTCGCCGGTGTGGCCAAGGTCGTGGACGAGGTGACGGCGGCCGACGTGGGCAATCTAGTACGCGCGTTCCGGGCCCAGGTGCGGCTCGCCTACCTGCGGGAACGTCCAGGCGGCGGTGCGCGTGAGGTGGCTGCCGCCGCGTTGGGCCACGCGGGGTTCGCCGTGCTTGAGGTCGACGCGGCCCGGCTGCGTGCCGAGGACGTGTCGACGGTCGCGGTGCTGCGGGAGGCGGTGCTGCGCGGCGCCGGGGTGGTGCTCGGCCCGGTGGAGGAGGAGCCTCCGTTGGCCGCGTTGACCCATCCTTCGGTGCCGCTGGTGGTGTTCGGCCCGAACGTGTGGGACCCGCGCTGGAGCCCCGACCCGCCCCTGCTGCACGACGCGGCGCCGCTTCCCGTCGCCGACCGCGCCGACCTGTGGCGCCTGAAGCTGGACGGCCGGCTCGCGCCCGGTGTCGACCCGGCCGCCGCCACCGCGCACTTCGTGCTCGGCCCCGGCCAGATCACCCGTGCCGCCCGTGCCGCGTCGGTGTCCGCGCTGGTCGACGGCGGCGTCGTCACCACGGAGCACCTGCGTGCGGGTGCGCGTAGCCAGAACGCGGCCGGCCTGCAACGCCTCGCCCGCCGCATCGAGCCCGCCGTCGGCTGGGACGACCTGGTGCTGCCGACCGGCGTGGTGGGCCTGCTGCACGAGCTGGCCGCCCGCGCCCGGCGCCGCGACCAGGTCATCGACCAGTGGCGGATGCGGCCGGGCGGTGGGCGGGGACGCGGCGTGACCGGGTTGTTCGCGGGCGACTCGGGCACCGGCAAGACGATGTCCGCCGAGGTCATCGCCTCGTCGCTGGGGCTGGACATGTACACGGTGAACCTGGCGACCGTGGTGGACAAGTACGTGGGCGAGACCGAGAAGAACCTGGAACGGATCTTCACCGAGGCGTCCGGCGTGAACGGCGTGCTGCTGTTCGACGAGGCCGACGCGATCTTCGGCAAGCGGTCGGAGGTGCGGGACGCGCACGACCGGTACGCCAACATCGAGAGCGCGTACCTGTTGCAGCGCATGGAGACCTTCGACGGGATCGCCGTGCTGGCCACGAACCTGCGGGCGAACCTGGACGAGGCGTTCACCCGGCGGTTGGACGTGGTGGTCGACTTCCCGCTGCCGGACGAGCCGCTGCGCCGGCTGCTGTGGGACCGCTGCCTCGGCGAGACCGCGCCCCGCACCGAGGTCGACCTGGACTTCCTGGCCGGCGCGTTCGAGCTGGCCGGCGGGCACATCCGGTCGGCCGCCGTGACCGCCGCCTACCTGGCGGCCGAGAACGGCGGGCCGGTGGGGATGGCCGAGGTGGTCGGCGCGGTGGCGCGGGAGTACCGGAAGCTGGGGCGGCTGGTGGGTGAGCGGGAGTTCGGGCGCTACCTCGGTCTCGCGGCGGACGGCGCGGCCCGGTGA
- a CDS encoding DUF397 domain-containing protein: MQQPAQTWRKSSRSEQSNCVEVTWRKSSRSQSQSDCVEVAHIGTGAVRDSKNSTGPVLHIDLTSMLTAIKAGRFDA, from the coding sequence ATGCAGCAACCAGCCCAGACGTGGCGCAAGTCCTCCCGGTCGGAGCAGTCCAACTGCGTCGAAGTCACGTGGCGCAAGTCGTCCCGGTCCCAATCGCAGTCCGACTGCGTCGAAGTCGCACACATCGGCACTGGAGCGGTCCGCGACAGCAAGAACTCGACCGGACCGGTCCTGCACATCGACCTGACCTCGATGTTGACCGCGATCAAGGCCGGGCGCTTCGACGCCTGA
- a CDS encoding branched-chain amino acid ABC transporter permease, with amino-acid sequence MKGRPGLYTSYAQDTAFLNTRPKRSWTGALVVFALLLPFAVTDDLLTLLATGFVAAIGAIGLNIVTGYAGQVSLGHAFFLAIGAYTGAALSGDPDGRVLGFGVTELPVWLLASGLVAGLAGLIVAPIAARLRGLYLAIVTLGLVFLGEHVFREWTSLTGGPGVGRPAAVPELFGVRLDRASAWFTGPQQLYLLMFVLLVIFGVLARNLVRSRIGRAFAAVRDRDLAAAVIGVDLTRYKALAFAVSSFYAGVAGSLLFVVNGFFDPGSFGLLLSVQYIAMVLIGGAGTISGAIMGALFITLLPRITRELPTVLPFISSDATGGISVFQVEAVLYGLLIVVFLIVEPRGLFGIWVRVRNYWRTWPFSY; translated from the coding sequence GTGAAGGGCCGTCCAGGGCTGTACACCTCTTACGCGCAGGACACGGCGTTCCTCAACACGCGTCCCAAGCGCTCGTGGACGGGCGCGCTGGTGGTGTTCGCGCTGCTCCTGCCGTTCGCCGTCACCGACGACCTGCTGACGCTGCTGGCCACCGGTTTCGTGGCGGCGATCGGCGCGATCGGGCTGAACATCGTGACCGGGTACGCCGGCCAGGTGTCGTTGGGCCACGCGTTCTTCCTGGCCATCGGCGCGTACACGGGAGCCGCCCTGTCGGGTGACCCGGACGGGCGGGTGCTCGGGTTCGGCGTGACGGAGCTGCCGGTGTGGCTGCTGGCGTCCGGGCTGGTGGCCGGGCTCGCGGGGCTGATCGTGGCCCCGATCGCGGCCCGGCTGCGCGGGCTGTACCTGGCGATCGTGACGCTGGGGCTGGTGTTCCTGGGCGAGCACGTCTTCCGGGAGTGGACGTCGCTGACGGGTGGTCCCGGTGTGGGCCGGCCGGCGGCGGTGCCCGAGCTGTTCGGCGTGCGGCTGGACCGGGCGTCGGCGTGGTTCACCGGGCCCCAGCAGCTGTACCTGCTGATGTTCGTGCTGCTGGTGATCTTCGGCGTGCTGGCGCGGAACCTCGTGCGGTCGAGGATCGGGCGGGCGTTCGCGGCGGTGCGGGACCGGGACCTGGCGGCGGCCGTCATCGGGGTCGACCTGACCCGGTACAAGGCGCTGGCGTTCGCCGTGTCGTCGTTCTACGCCGGTGTGGCGGGCTCGTTGCTGTTCGTGGTCAACGGGTTCTTCGACCCCGGCTCGTTCGGCCTGCTGCTGTCGGTGCAGTACATCGCCATGGTGCTCATCGGCGGCGCGGGCACGATCTCCGGCGCCATCATGGGCGCGCTGTTCATCACGCTGCTGCCGCGCATCACCCGGGAACTCCCGACGGTGCTGCCGTTCATCAGCTCCGACGCGACCGGCGGGATCTCGGTGTTCCAGGTCGAGGCGGTCCTCTACGGGCTGCTGATCGTGGTGTTCCTGATCGTGGAGCCACGGGGCCTGTTCGGAATCTGGGTGCGCGTGCGCAATTACTGGCGCACTTGGCCTTTCTCGTACTGA